The following proteins are co-located in the Urocitellus parryii isolate mUroPar1 chromosome 15, mUroPar1.hap1, whole genome shotgun sequence genome:
- the Six5 gene encoding homeobox protein SIX5 isoform X2 encodes MATLPAEPSAGPAAGGEAVAAATEEEEEEARQLLQTLQAAEGEAAAAAAGAGAGEAAAGAEDSGSPGVPGSPPEAAAEPSTGLRFSPEQVACVCEALLQAGHAGRLSRFLGALPPAERLRGSDPVLRARALVAFQRGEYAELYRLLESRPFPAAHHAFLQDLYLRARYQEAERARGRALGAVDKYRLRKKFPLPKTIWDGEETVYCFKERSRAALKACYRGNRYPTPDEKRRLATLTGLSLTQVSNWFKNRRQRDRTGTGGGAPCKSESDGNPTTEDESSRSPEDLERGMAPVAAEAPTQSSIFLAGATPPTPCPASPSILVVPTSQVVTLPQAVGPLQLLAAGPGSPVKVAAAAGPANVHLINSGVGVTALQLPSATAPGNFLLANPVSGSPIVTGVAVQQGKIILTATFPTSMLVSQVLPPAPGLALPVKSETAISVPEGALPVAPSPALPEAHSLSTLSAQQPTPPTVATSAASLPFSPDSGLLPSFPAPPPEGLMLSPAAVPVWPAGLELNTGTEGLLDAEKGLGTQVPHTVLRLPDPDPEGLLLGTTTGAEVDEGLEAEAKVLTQLQSVPVEEPLEL; translated from the exons ATGGCTACCTTGCCTGCCGAGCCGAGCGCGGGGCCGGCGGCCGGTGGGGAGGCGGTGGCGGCGGCAAccgaagaggaggaggaagaagcgCGCCAGCTCCTGCAGACTTTGCAGGCAGCCGAGGgtgaggcggcggcggcggcggccggggccggggcgggCGAAGCGGCTGCGGGAGCGGAGGACTCGGGGTCCCCGGGAGTCCCTGGGTCACCCCCGGAGGCCGCTGCCGAACCGTCCACGGGCCTCCGCTTCTCGCCGGAGCAGGTGGCGTGCGTTTGTGAGGCGCTGCTACAGGCGGGCCACGCTGGTCGCTTGAGCCGCTTCCTAGGCGCACTGCCCCCGGCCGAGCGCCTACGTGGCAGCGACCCGGTGTTGCGCGCACGGGCCTTGGTGGCCTTCCAGCGGGGCGAGTACGCCGAACTCTACCGGTTACTGGAGAGCCGCCCCTTCCCCGCCGCCCACCACGCCTTCCTGCAGGACCTTTACCTGCGCGCGCGCTACCAGGAGGCCGAGCGAGCCCGCGGCCGCGCGCTGGGCGCAGTGGACAAATACCGGCTGCGCAAGAAGTTCCCGCTGCCGAAGACCATCTGGGACGGCGAGGAGACCGTCTACTGCTTCAAGGAGCGCTCCCGCGCCGCGCTCAAGGCCTGCTACCGCGGCAACCGCTACCCAACGCCGGACGAGAAGCGTCGCCTTGCCACGCTCACCGGTCTCTCGCTCACGCAGGTCAGCAACTGGTTCAAAAACCGGCGACAGCGCGACCGGACCGGGACCGGCGGCGGCGCGCCCTGCAAGAG CGAGTCTGATGGGAACCCCACTACTGAGGATGAGTCCAGCCGAAGTCCTGAGGACCTGGAGAGAGGGATGGCCCCAGTGGCTGCCGAGGCCCCCACCCAGAGCTCCATCTTCCTGGCAGGGGCCACCCCTCCCACTCCGTGTCCCgcctccccctccatcctg GTGGTGCCTACCTCCCAGGTGGTGACCCTGCCCCAGGCTGTGGGGCCATTGCAGCTGTTGGCAGCTGGACCGGGCAGCCCTGTGAAGGTGGCAGCTGCAGCAGGCCCTGCCAATGTACACCTGATCAACTCCGGGGTGGGCGTGACTGCCTTGCAGCTGCCTTCAGCCACTGCCCCAG GAAACTTCCTCCTGGCCAACCCTGTGTCTGGCAGCCCCATTGTCACAGGTGTGGCCGTGCAGCAGGGCAAGATCATCCTCACAGCCACCTTCCCcaccagcatgctggtctcccaGGTCTTGCCACCGGCCCCCGGCCTGGCCCTGCCCGTGAAGTCAGAGACAGCCATCTCAGTACCTGAAGGAGCCCTCCCAGTGGCCCCCAGTCCCGCCCTCCCAGAGGCCCACAGCCTGAGCACACTTTCTGCACAGCAGCCAACACCACCCACTGTGGCCACCTCTGCAGCCAGTCTACCCTTCTCCCCGGACTCTGGCCTCCTGCCCAGCTTCCCAGCACCCCCGCCAGAGGGTCTGATGCTGTCACCTGCAGCTGTGCCAGTTTGGCCGGCAGGGCTAGAGCTGAACACAGGAACAGAGGGGCTGCTAGATgcagaaaaagggctgggaacacaGGTTCCTCACACCGTGCTGAGGCTGCCAGACCCTGACCCTGAGGGGCTGCTACTGGGGACCACGACAGGGGCTGAAGTTGATGAGGGGCTGGAAGCTGAggccaaggtcctgacccagctACAGTCGGTGCCTGTGGAAGAGCCCTTGGAACTGTAA
- the Six5 gene encoding homeobox protein SIX5 isoform X1 — MATLPAEPSAGPAAGGEAVAAATEEEEEEARQLLQTLQAAEGEAAAAAAGAGAGEAAAGAEDSGSPGVPGSPPEAAAEPSTGLRFSPEQVACVCEALLQAGHAGRLSRFLGALPPAERLRGSDPVLRARALVAFQRGEYAELYRLLESRPFPAAHHAFLQDLYLRARYQEAERARGRALGAVDKYRLRKKFPLPKTIWDGEETVYCFKERSRAALKACYRGNRYPTPDEKRRLATLTGLSLTQVSNWFKNRRQRDRTGTGGGAPCKSESDGNPTTEDESSRSPEDLERGMAPVAAEAPTQSSIFLAGATPPTPCPASPSILVNGSFLAASSSPAVLLNGSPVIINSLALGEASSLGPLLLTGGGGAPLPQPSPQGTSEAKTSLVMDPQTGEIRLEEAQSEALETKGAQVAASGSAGEDMAGPLPQVVPGPPPATSFPMPPGPVPTVAAPQVVPLSPPPGYPSGLGPNSPLLNLPQVVPTSQVVTLPQAVGPLQLLAAGPGSPVKVAAAAGPANVHLINSGVGVTALQLPSATAPGNFLLANPVSGSPIVTGVAVQQGKIILTATFPTSMLVSQVLPPAPGLALPVKSETAISVPEGALPVAPSPALPEAHSLSTLSAQQPTPPTVATSAASLPFSPDSGLLPSFPAPPPEGLMLSPAAVPVWPAGLELNTGTEGLLDAEKGLGTQVPHTVLRLPDPDPEGLLLGTTTGAEVDEGLEAEAKVLTQLQSVPVEEPLEL; from the exons ATGGCTACCTTGCCTGCCGAGCCGAGCGCGGGGCCGGCGGCCGGTGGGGAGGCGGTGGCGGCGGCAAccgaagaggaggaggaagaagcgCGCCAGCTCCTGCAGACTTTGCAGGCAGCCGAGGgtgaggcggcggcggcggcggccggggccggggcgggCGAAGCGGCTGCGGGAGCGGAGGACTCGGGGTCCCCGGGAGTCCCTGGGTCACCCCCGGAGGCCGCTGCCGAACCGTCCACGGGCCTCCGCTTCTCGCCGGAGCAGGTGGCGTGCGTTTGTGAGGCGCTGCTACAGGCGGGCCACGCTGGTCGCTTGAGCCGCTTCCTAGGCGCACTGCCCCCGGCCGAGCGCCTACGTGGCAGCGACCCGGTGTTGCGCGCACGGGCCTTGGTGGCCTTCCAGCGGGGCGAGTACGCCGAACTCTACCGGTTACTGGAGAGCCGCCCCTTCCCCGCCGCCCACCACGCCTTCCTGCAGGACCTTTACCTGCGCGCGCGCTACCAGGAGGCCGAGCGAGCCCGCGGCCGCGCGCTGGGCGCAGTGGACAAATACCGGCTGCGCAAGAAGTTCCCGCTGCCGAAGACCATCTGGGACGGCGAGGAGACCGTCTACTGCTTCAAGGAGCGCTCCCGCGCCGCGCTCAAGGCCTGCTACCGCGGCAACCGCTACCCAACGCCGGACGAGAAGCGTCGCCTTGCCACGCTCACCGGTCTCTCGCTCACGCAGGTCAGCAACTGGTTCAAAAACCGGCGACAGCGCGACCGGACCGGGACCGGCGGCGGCGCGCCCTGCAAGAG CGAGTCTGATGGGAACCCCACTACTGAGGATGAGTCCAGCCGAAGTCCTGAGGACCTGGAGAGAGGGATGGCCCCAGTGGCTGCCGAGGCCCCCACCCAGAGCTCCATCTTCCTGGCAGGGGCCACCCCTCCCACTCCGTGTCCCgcctccccctccatcctggtaAATGggagcttcctggctgccagcAGCTCCCCAGCAGTTCTCCTCAATGGCAGTCCTGTCATCATCAACAGCCTGGCTCTGGGAGAGGCCTCCAGCCTGGGGCCCCTACTGCTCACAGGAGGAGGGGGTGCCCCTCTACCACAGCCCAGTCCCCAGGGGACCAGTGAGGCCAAGACCTCCCTTGTCATGGACCCTCAGACTGGGGAGATTCGGCTGGAGGAGGCGCAGTCTGAGGCCCTTGAGACCAAAGGAGCCCAGGTGGCTGCTTCGGGGTCAGCTGGAGAGGACATGGCAGGGCCCCTGCCCCAAGTGGTACCTGGCCCCCCACCAGCTACATCCTTCCCTATGCCTCCAGGACCGGTGCCCACTGTGGCTGCCCCCCAGGTGGTGCCACTCTCCCCACCCCCCGGGTACCCCTCGGGCCTGGGGCCCAACTCCCCACTATTGAACTTGCCCCAGGTGGTGCCTACCTCCCAGGTGGTGACCCTGCCCCAGGCTGTGGGGCCATTGCAGCTGTTGGCAGCTGGACCGGGCAGCCCTGTGAAGGTGGCAGCTGCAGCAGGCCCTGCCAATGTACACCTGATCAACTCCGGGGTGGGCGTGACTGCCTTGCAGCTGCCTTCAGCCACTGCCCCAG GAAACTTCCTCCTGGCCAACCCTGTGTCTGGCAGCCCCATTGTCACAGGTGTGGCCGTGCAGCAGGGCAAGATCATCCTCACAGCCACCTTCCCcaccagcatgctggtctcccaGGTCTTGCCACCGGCCCCCGGCCTGGCCCTGCCCGTGAAGTCAGAGACAGCCATCTCAGTACCTGAAGGAGCCCTCCCAGTGGCCCCCAGTCCCGCCCTCCCAGAGGCCCACAGCCTGAGCACACTTTCTGCACAGCAGCCAACACCACCCACTGTGGCCACCTCTGCAGCCAGTCTACCCTTCTCCCCGGACTCTGGCCTCCTGCCCAGCTTCCCAGCACCCCCGCCAGAGGGTCTGATGCTGTCACCTGCAGCTGTGCCAGTTTGGCCGGCAGGGCTAGAGCTGAACACAGGAACAGAGGGGCTGCTAGATgcagaaaaagggctgggaacacaGGTTCCTCACACCGTGCTGAGGCTGCCAGACCCTGACCCTGAGGGGCTGCTACTGGGGACCACGACAGGGGCTGAAGTTGATGAGGGGCTGGAAGCTGAggccaaggtcctgacccagctACAGTCGGTGCCTGTGGAAGAGCCCTTGGAACTGTAA
- the Six5 gene encoding homeobox protein SIX5 isoform X3: MATLPAEPSAGPAAGGEAVAAATEEEEEEARQLLQTLQAAEGEAAAAAAGAGAGEAAAGAEDSGSPGVPGSPPEAAAEPSTGLRFSPEQVACVCEALLQAGHAGRLSRFLGALPPAERLRGSDPVLRARALVAFQRGEYAELYRLLESRPFPAAHHAFLQDLYLRARYQEAERARGRALGAVDKYRLRKKFPLPKTIWDGEETVYCFKERSRAALKACYRGNRYPTPDEKRRLATLTGLSLTQVSNWFKNRRQRDRTGTGGGAPCKSESDGNPTTEDESSRSPEDLERGMAPVAAEAPTQSSIFLAGATPPTPCPASPSILVVTLPQAVGPLQLLAAGPGSPVKVAAAAGPANVHLINSGVGVTALQLPSATAPGNFLLANPVSGSPIVTGVAVQQGKIILTATFPTSMLVSQVLPPAPGLALPVKSETAISVPEGALPVAPSPALPEAHSLSTLSAQQPTPPTVATSAASLPFSPDSGLLPSFPAPPPEGLMLSPAAVPVWPAGLELNTGTEGLLDAEKGLGTQVPHTVLRLPDPDPEGLLLGTTTGAEVDEGLEAEAKVLTQLQSVPVEEPLEL, translated from the exons ATGGCTACCTTGCCTGCCGAGCCGAGCGCGGGGCCGGCGGCCGGTGGGGAGGCGGTGGCGGCGGCAAccgaagaggaggaggaagaagcgCGCCAGCTCCTGCAGACTTTGCAGGCAGCCGAGGgtgaggcggcggcggcggcggccggggccggggcgggCGAAGCGGCTGCGGGAGCGGAGGACTCGGGGTCCCCGGGAGTCCCTGGGTCACCCCCGGAGGCCGCTGCCGAACCGTCCACGGGCCTCCGCTTCTCGCCGGAGCAGGTGGCGTGCGTTTGTGAGGCGCTGCTACAGGCGGGCCACGCTGGTCGCTTGAGCCGCTTCCTAGGCGCACTGCCCCCGGCCGAGCGCCTACGTGGCAGCGACCCGGTGTTGCGCGCACGGGCCTTGGTGGCCTTCCAGCGGGGCGAGTACGCCGAACTCTACCGGTTACTGGAGAGCCGCCCCTTCCCCGCCGCCCACCACGCCTTCCTGCAGGACCTTTACCTGCGCGCGCGCTACCAGGAGGCCGAGCGAGCCCGCGGCCGCGCGCTGGGCGCAGTGGACAAATACCGGCTGCGCAAGAAGTTCCCGCTGCCGAAGACCATCTGGGACGGCGAGGAGACCGTCTACTGCTTCAAGGAGCGCTCCCGCGCCGCGCTCAAGGCCTGCTACCGCGGCAACCGCTACCCAACGCCGGACGAGAAGCGTCGCCTTGCCACGCTCACCGGTCTCTCGCTCACGCAGGTCAGCAACTGGTTCAAAAACCGGCGACAGCGCGACCGGACCGGGACCGGCGGCGGCGCGCCCTGCAAGAG CGAGTCTGATGGGAACCCCACTACTGAGGATGAGTCCAGCCGAAGTCCTGAGGACCTGGAGAGAGGGATGGCCCCAGTGGCTGCCGAGGCCCCCACCCAGAGCTCCATCTTCCTGGCAGGGGCCACCCCTCCCACTCCGTGTCCCgcctccccctccatcctg GTGGTGACCCTGCCCCAGGCTGTGGGGCCATTGCAGCTGTTGGCAGCTGGACCGGGCAGCCCTGTGAAGGTGGCAGCTGCAGCAGGCCCTGCCAATGTACACCTGATCAACTCCGGGGTGGGCGTGACTGCCTTGCAGCTGCCTTCAGCCACTGCCCCAG GAAACTTCCTCCTGGCCAACCCTGTGTCTGGCAGCCCCATTGTCACAGGTGTGGCCGTGCAGCAGGGCAAGATCATCCTCACAGCCACCTTCCCcaccagcatgctggtctcccaGGTCTTGCCACCGGCCCCCGGCCTGGCCCTGCCCGTGAAGTCAGAGACAGCCATCTCAGTACCTGAAGGAGCCCTCCCAGTGGCCCCCAGTCCCGCCCTCCCAGAGGCCCACAGCCTGAGCACACTTTCTGCACAGCAGCCAACACCACCCACTGTGGCCACCTCTGCAGCCAGTCTACCCTTCTCCCCGGACTCTGGCCTCCTGCCCAGCTTCCCAGCACCCCCGCCAGAGGGTCTGATGCTGTCACCTGCAGCTGTGCCAGTTTGGCCGGCAGGGCTAGAGCTGAACACAGGAACAGAGGGGCTGCTAGATgcagaaaaagggctgggaacacaGGTTCCTCACACCGTGCTGAGGCTGCCAGACCCTGACCCTGAGGGGCTGCTACTGGGGACCACGACAGGGGCTGAAGTTGATGAGGGGCTGGAAGCTGAggccaaggtcctgacccagctACAGTCGGTGCCTGTGGAAGAGCCCTTGGAACTGTAA
- the Meiosin gene encoding meiosis initiator protein gives MTSADNTWNSVLGVPESGQGQHWKGEHLKREVWGSDCKFNFGCPNQIQLLSQTRNQKKNHSSKLQELALLLPVAPKTGTKKLTKKEILLHVLHYIQYLQRSIDVAKALLKFHTSDGEGGLGGLGRNPAVGPARRKHSTPSSSPCSRKSRLWGACRKPRKKKLTRAPERQTRDQKPRRSLALDKPEKTVTTSPDQKEGNVGGLTTPPRCPDPWCDLKAAFASFQGDGEGGRSQLTLLDIAENIVLGDIASCCCANSAQDGEPDPALEAQRGAEGIHFLSRIHPYSRQKLVFCDSSEEVDKEVPDADPWLPAWTPEGSPHGSPVALGPPQINNWSVTGLPTEILGLSPSLFSSPGKLLPEQILEDGNEYLTQAGLFEEVLLEPESRPSACTLEAPQKKSVPLEAPEAPPDSHSLCQSSVSLDHCYLSLSEASKVQSSPSTEESDSESLWGQEEDLQVDPEGLQSSSDEDDDYTWTPTRRASTLPTGGRKSRKGRTSKGPSKPKESKKAPCPTQMKKKCVNGFIMFCRMNRKQYIRACPGTASTAATKELAQLWRVMTPQERRPYCIKARRFSRQHNRIVKQENSSSEDEDWETPKPFYQLLAEKAHSNPDLPPLPPLHPQGEGCPPGRAPSPQLLQHSSETRSPW, from the exons ATGACAAGTGCAGACAATACCTGGAACTCTGTCTTGGGTGTCCCAGAGTCGGGGCAGGGGCAGCATTGGAAGGGGGAACATTTAAAACGGGAGGTTTGGGGGTCAGATTGCAAATTCAATTTTGGATGTCCTAACCAAATCCAGCTCTTGTCCCAAACCAGGAATCAGAAGAAAAACCACTCCAGCAAGCTGCAAGAGCTGGCATTGCTGCTACCTGTGGCCCCGAAGACTGGCACCAAGAAGCTCACCAAG AAGGAGATTCTGCTTCACGTCCTGCACTACATTCAGTACCTCCAAAGAAGCATCGATGTGGCCAAGGCCTTGCTCAAATTCCACACCAGCGATGGGGAAGGTGGACTTGGGG GGCTGGGTCGGAACCCAGCTGTGGGCCCAGCCAGGCGGAAACACTCCACCCCCTCCAGCTCCCCGTGCTCTCGGAAGTCTCGTCTTTGGGGGGCCTGCCGGAAACCTCGGAAGAAGAAGCTGACTCGAGCACCAG AACGTCAGACCCGGGACCAGAAACCTCGCCGCTCCCTGGCCCTAGACAAACCTGAGAAGACGGTGACCACGTCCCCAGACCAGAAAGAAGGAAACGTGGGGGGGCTTACCACTCCTCCAAGATGCCCAGACCCCTGGTGTGACCTCAAAGCTGCATTTGCCTCATTTCAAGGcgatggagaaggaggaagatCCCAGCTGACGTTGCTGGATATAGCTGAAAACATCGTCCTTGGTGACATCGCAA GCTGCTGTTGTGCAAACAGTGCCCAGGATGGAGAGCCTGACCCTGCtttggaggcccagagaggggctgAAGGGATCCATTTCCTAAGCAGGATACACCCCTATTCCAG GCAGAAGCTGGTCTTCTGTGATTCCAGTGAGGAGGTGGACAAGGAAGTCCCAGATGCTGACCCGTGGCTTCCTGCCTGGACCCCAGAGGGCAGCCCTCATG GGAGCCCAGTGGCCTTGGGGCCTCCCCAAATCAATAATTGGAGTGTGACAGGCCTCCCAACTGAGATCCTAGGACTAAGTCCTTCCCTCTTCAGCTCTCCGGGAAAATTGCTGCCAGAACAGATCTTGGAGGATGGCAATGAGTACCTGACCCAAG CTG GCCTCTTTGAAGAAGTGCTCTTAGAGCCTGAGTCTCGACCTTCTGCCTGTACCCTTGAGGCACCCCAAAAGAAG AGCGTACCTCTAGAGGCTCCTGAAGCGCCCCCTGACTCCCACAGCCTGTGCCAGTCCTCGGTCTCACTGGACCACTGCTACCTCTCTTTGAGTGAGGCCAGCAAGGTGCAGTCCAGCCCCAGCACTGAGGAGAGCGACTCGGAGTCCCTGTGGGGGCAGGAAGAG GACTTGCAGGTCGACCCTGAGGGCTTGCAGTCCTCTAGTGACGAGGATGACGACTATACATGGACCCCCACCCGGAGGGCCTCAACCCTGCCCACAGgtgggagaaagagcaggaagggCCGGACTAGCAAGGGCCCCTCGAAGCCCAAGGAGAGCAAGAAAGCCCCGTGTCCTACCCAGATGAAGAAAAAGTGTGTGAACGGCTTCATCATGTTCTGCAGGATGAACCGGAAGCAGTACATTAG AGCCTGCCCTGGGACTGCATCCACAGCGGCCACCAAGGAACTGGCCCAGCTGTGGCGGGTGATGACCCCACAGGAGCGGAGACCATACTG CATCAAGGCCCGCAGGTTCAGCCGCCAGCATAACCGCATTGTGAAGCAGGAGAACTCCAGCAGTGAGGACGAGGACTGGGAGACCCCCAAGCCTTTCTACCAGCTGCTGGCAGAGAAGGCACACAGCAACCCAGACCTGCCCCCCCTGCCACCTCTTCACCCCCAGGGAGAGGGCTGTCCACCTGGGCGAGCTCCCTCACCTCAGCTTCTGCAGCACTCCTCGGAAACCAGGAGCCCGTGGTGA